The following are from one region of the Bos mutus isolate GX-2022 chromosome 18, NWIPB_WYAK_1.1, whole genome shotgun sequence genome:
- the PEG3 gene encoding paternally-expressed gene 3 protein isoform X2 has translation MWFCPSLEVKSEVQNCQRFRNFLYVEFIGPRKTLLKLRNLCLDWLQPEIRTKEEIIEVLVLEQYLSILPERIKPWVYARKPETCEKLVALLEDYEAMYEPEDDNSSDTHSEGGMSRRAAESPPPRPALPCCSDRERDRDWDQDWERDRERGRARERERRRGRSRDMESRDRWPSVRSPRSRFHQRDLTLPLAERAKEREHRRRDSLLDLDARSEEAVLYQDMVALTEDRKPQNPIQDNMENYRKLLSLGVQLAEDDGHSHMTQGHSARSKRSAYPSTSRGLKTAPETKKSAHRRGICEAESSHGVIMEKFIKDVARSSRSGRARESSERPHRLSRRAGGDWKEASFSRREAGASERGPEGGAFGGGGFSCGSDLVSKKRALERKRRYHFDAEGQGPVHDPRGGARKRPFECGGEARRAAKAAGASSLSAPPVAPSQPLDFGAMPYVCDECGRSFAVISEFVEHQIVHTRESLYEYGESFIHSAAVSEAQSRPEGARRSEGAQAAGLAEHRGGQAQEHLRGSGDEEQDEPFLPSPTFSELQKMYGKDKFYECKVCKETFLHSSALIEHQKIHSHEDREKERSTGAVRRTPMLGELQRACGKEKRYECKVCGETFHHSAALREHQKTHGRGSPSEGRARAFEETFIPGQSLKRRQKTYSKEKLYDFREGGDAFGRSSDFMEHQKIHSRKSYFDSRGYEKPLLHSMSMPGSQKSHTITRPPEDEDEEKAFTAGSSPEDGQEARGYERSAYERAILHSLAAFRPPRGLREDGEPSTYLSGLRDPPQKTPAWESPYAGGRHSFFRSSVFYRASRPAPLDHLAGEGPSGWQRDGEASGPSSDGRQHQKARAKKKNIERKNYDASMMHSLHFGESQTFRPRERFYECLECGEFFVRSSELAEHQKIHSRKKLSGSKNYLRSVLRSLSSTDPQTSYQGQSVQMSYPQEAAQTSYAELAAQTSYAELAAQTSYAEEPAQTSYAVEPAQTSYAEEPAQTSYTEAPAEASYTEEPAQTSCIEEPAQTSYTNPAAETSYTEEPAQTSYTEAPAEASYTEEPVQTSCIEEPAQTSYTDPAAETSYTEEPAQTNYTEEPAEASGIEEPAQTSCIEEPAQTSCIEEPAQTSCIEEPAQTSYTDPAAETSYTEEPAQTNYTEESAEASYTEEPSQTSCIEEPAQTSYTDPAAETSYTEEPAQTSYTKEPAEASYTEEPAQTSCIEEPAQTNYTKESAKASYTEEPAQTSCIEEPAQTSYTDPAAETSYTEEPAQTNYTVESAEASYTEEPSQTSCIEEPAQTSYTDSAADTSYTEEPAQTSCTEEPAQTSYTQEPAQTSYTEEPAQTSYTQEPAQTSYTEEPAQTSYTEEPAQTSYTEEPAQTSYTQEPAQTSYTEEPAQTSYTEEPAQTSYAQEPAQTSYAEEPAQTSYAEEPAQTSYAEEPAQTSYTEEPAQTSYTQEPAQTNYTEEPAEASYAEEPAEASYAEEPAQTSYPEEPAQTSYAEEPAQTSYPEEPAQTSYAEEPAQTSYPEEPAQTSYPEEPAQTSYAEELAQTSYAKEPAQTSYPEEPAQTSYAEEPAQTSYAEEPAQTSYAEEPAQTSYSEEPAQTRYTGEPAQTRYAEEPAQTRYAEEPAQTSYAEEPAQTRYAEEPAQTRYAEEPAQTRYAEEPAQTRYTGEPAQTRYAEEPAQTRYAEEPAQTRYAEEPAQTSYAEEPAQTRYAEEPAQTSYSEEPAQTRYAGEPAQTRYAREPGQTRYAEEPPAETSYAELVAQISYAELVTPTSYAELAAETGYFEPPAQTSYTEPAETNYADPAAQVSFDEPPAEASYADLAAEISYAELAAETSYADLAAQISYDEPPAETSYAELAAQISYSEPADQTSYAELAAQTSYSEPLAQTSYAELTSETSYCEQPVLNECKECGECFATVEDLGRHQKIYAREKFHDGKLFGEPVMQDLGLDGSPEEELEEQEEPEEPEDSIYGCKDCGLGFADRADLRDHQKVHGREYLVDSREYTHPAVHMPPVSEYQKDCLGEQLYECPACGESFVHSSFLFEHQKVHEQDQFYGHRRYEPFMQPLIVSPRRPQAPQKSAPAGVGPQCQVCGQDFIHASVLSEHARGHAGEGLPDQGQGGAGAAGPGPAPTEPQQDPGEEQRYECETCGESFPSQADLQEHMRVHEKGEPYDYGAAFVHTSFLTEPPKRDWPFYECKDCGKSFIHSTILTKHQKLHLQEEGAAAAAAATAQEAEANVLVPREVLRIQGSNVEAAEPEVEAAEPEVEAAEPEVEAAEPLGEAEGPEWEAAEPSGEAEQPHAEAEQPDMDADEPDGAGIEDPEERAEEPEGDDDEPDGAGIEDPEEEGEEQEIQVEEPYYDCGECGETFPSGAAYAEHLTAHASLVILEPAGLYGEGAGGPEGGRPDDELFKCDVCGQLFSDRLSLARHQNTHTG, from the exons GAGGCGGTGTTGTACCAGGATATGGTGGCCCTCACTGAGGATCGCAAGCCCCAGAACCCGATTCAGGACAACATGGAGAACTACCGGAAGCTGCTCTCACTGG GGGTTCAGCTTGCCGAGGACGATGGCCACTCACACATGACCCAGGGCCACTCGGCAAGGTCAAAGAGAAGTGCCTACCCGAGCACCAGCAGAG GTCTGAAGACGGCGCCTGAGACCAAGAAGTCAGCCCACCGGCGGGGCATCTGCGAGGCCGAGTCCTCCCATGGGGTGATCATGGAGAAGTTCATCAAGGACGTGGCCCGCAGCTCCAGGTCCGGGCGGGCACGGGAGTCAAGTGAGCGGCCGCACCGGCTCTCCCGGAGGGCGGGCGGCGACTGGAAAGAAGCATCGTTCAGCAGGAGGGAGGCGGGAGCCTCAGAGAGGGGCCCAGAGGGGGGCGCCTTTGGGGGAGGAGGCTTCAGCTGTGGCTCAGACCTGGTTTCCAAAAAGCGTGCTCTGGAGAGAAAAAGGCGCTACCACTTCGACGCGGAAGGGCAGGGCCCAGTGCACGATCCCAGGGGCGGGGCAAGGAAACGGCCCTTCGAGTGCGGAGGCGAGGCCCGCAGGGCCGCCAAGGCGGCAGGTGCCAGCAGCCTGAGCGCTCCGCCCGTGGCCCCGTCGCAGCCGCTCGACTTCGGGGCCATGCCCTACGTGTGCGATGAGTGCGGGAGGTCCTTCGCGGTCATTTCTGAGTTTGTGGAGCACCAGATCGTGCACACCCGGGAGAGCCTGTACGAGTATGGGGAGTCCTTCATCCACAGTGCAGCCGTCAGTGAGGCCCAGAGCAGGCCCGAGGGTGCCAGGCGCTCTGAGGGTGCGCAGGCCGCTGGCCTGGCCGAGCATCGGGGGGGCCAGGCCCAAGAGCACCTCCGGGGCAGTGGGGACGAGGAGCAGGACGAGCCcttcctgcccagccccaccTTCAGTGAGCTTCAGAAGATGTACGGCAAGGACAAGTTCTACGAGTGCAAGGTGTGCAAGGAGACCTTCTTGCACAGCTCGGCCCTGATTGAGCACCAGAAGATCCACAGCCACGAGGACAGGGAGAAGGAGCGTAGTACGGGCGCCGTGAGGCGCACCCCCATGCTTGGAGAGTTGCAGAGGGCCTGCGGGAAGGAGAAACGCTACGAGTGCAAAGTCTGTGGGGAGACCTTCCACCACAGTGCAGCCCTGCGGGAGCACCAGAAGACCCACGGCCGAGGGAGCCCGTCTGAGGGCAGGGCCAGAGCCTTCGAGGAGACCTTCATTCCTGGCCAGTCCCTGAAGAGGCGCCAGAAGACCTACTCTAAAGAGAAGCTCTACGACTTTAGAGAGGGCGGGGATGCCTTTGGGCGGAGCTCAGACTTCATGGAGCACCAGAAAATTCATTCTCGGAAGAGCTACTTCGACAGCCGGGGGTATGAGAAGccgctgctccacagcatgtccATGCCCGGCTCTCAGAAGAGTCACACGATCACCAGGCCGCCCGAGGATGAGGATGAAGAGAAGGCATTCACTGCCGGTAGCAGCCCCGAAGACGGCCAGGAGGCCCGGGGCTACGAGAGGAGCGCCTACGAGAGGGCCATCCTCCACAGCCTGGCCGCCTTCCGGCCTCCCCGTGGCCTCAGGGAGGACGGGGAGCCCTCCACATACCTCTCAGGCCTTCGTGACCCGCCGCAGAAGACCCCAGCCTGGGAGAGCCCTTATGCTGGAGGCAGGCACAGCTTTTTCAGGAGCTCAGTCTTCTACCGCGCATCGCGCCCTGCTCCTCTGGACCACCTTGCTGGGGAAGGCCCCAGCGGGTGGCAGAGAGACGGCGAAGCCTCCGGCCCCAGCTCAGATGGCCGCCAGCACCAGAAGGCGCGTGCCAAGAAGAAGAACATCGAGCGCAAGAATTACGACGCCTCCATGATGCACTCCCTGCATTTTGGTGAGTCTCAAACATTTCGCCCGAGAGAGAGATTTTACGAATGTCTAGAATGTGGAGAGTTCTTTGTCCGTAGCTCTGAGCTGGCTGAACACCAGAAGATCCACAGCAGGAAGAAGCTTTCTGGAAGTAAAAACTACCTACGGTCTGTCCTTCGCAGCCTGTCCTCCACTGACCCTCAGACCAGCTACCAAGGCCAGTCAGTGCAGATGAGTTATCCCCAGGAAGCAGCTCAGACCAGTTATGCTGAGCTAGCAGCTCAGACCAGTTATGCTGAGCTAGCAGCTCAGACCAGTTACGCTGAAGAGCCAGCTCAGACCAGTTACGCCGTAGAGCCAGCTCAGACCAGTTACGCCGAAGAACCAGCTCAGACAAGTTACACTGAGGCACCAGCTGAGGCTAGTTATACTGAGGAACCAGCTCAGACCAGTTGTATTGAGGAACCAGCTCAGACCAGTTACACCAACCCAGCAGCTGAGACCAGTTACACTGAAGAACCAGCTCAGACCAGTTACACTGAGGCACCAGCTGAGGCTAGTTATACTGAGGAACCAGTTCAGACCAGTTGTATTGAGGAACCAGCTCAGACCAGTTATACTGACCCAGCAGCTGAGACCAGTTACACTGAAGAACCAGCTCAGACCAATTACACTGAGGAACCAGCTGAGGCCAGTGGTATTGAAGAACCAGCTCAGACCAGTTGTATTGAAGAACCAGCTCAGACCAGTTGTATTGAAGAACCAGCTCAGACCAGTTGTATTGAAGAACCAGCTCAGACCAGTTACACTGACCCAGCAGCTGAGACCAGTTACACTGAAGAACCAGCTCAGACCAATTACACAGAGGAATCAGCTGAGGCCAGTTATACTGAGGAACCATCTCAGACCAGCTGTATTGAAGAACCAGCTCAGACCAGTTACACTGACCCAGCAGCTGAGACCAGTTACACCGAAGAACCAGCTCAGACCAGTTACACCAAGGAGCCGGCTGAGGCCAGTTATACTGAGGAACCAGCTCAGACCAGTTGTATTGAGGAACCAGCTCAAACCAATTACACCAAGGAATCAGCTAAGGCCAGTTATACTGAGGAACCAGCTCAGACCAGTTGTATTGAGGAACCAGCTCAGACCAGTTACACTGACCCAGCAGCTGAGACCAGTTACACTGAAGAACCAGCTCAGACCAATTACACCGTGGAATCCGCTGAAGCCAGTTATACTGAGGAACCATCTCAGACCAGCTGTATTGAAGAACCAGCTCAGACCAGTTACACTGACTCAGCAGCTGATACCAGTTACACCGAAGAACCAGCTCAGACCAGTTGCACCGAAGAACCAGCTCAGACCAGTTATACCCAAGAACCAGCTCAGACCAGTTACACCGAAGAACCAGCTCAGACCAGTTACACCCAAGAACCAGCTCAGACCAGTTACACCGAAGAACCAGCTCAGACCAGTTACACCGAAGAACCAGCTCAGACCAGTTACACCGAAGAACCAGCTCAGACCAGTTACACCCAAGAACCGGCTCAGACCAGTTACACCGAGGAACCGGCTCAGACCAGTTACACCGAAGAACCGGCTCAGACCAGTTACGCCCAAGAACCGGCTCAGACCAGTTACGCCGAGGAACCAGCTCAGACCAGTTACGCCGAGGAACCAGCTCAGACCAGTTACGCCGAAGAACCAGCTCAGACCAGTTACACCGAAGAACCAGCTCAGACCAGTTACACCCAAGAACCAGCTCAGACCAATTACACCGAGGAACCGGCTGAGGCCAGTTACGCCGAGGAACCGGCTGAGGCCAGTTACGCCGAGGAACCGGCTCAGACCAGTTATCCTGAGGAACCGGCTCAGACCAGTTACGCCGAGGAACCGGCTCAGACCAGTTATCCTGAGGAACCGGCTCAGACCAGTTACGCCGAGGAACCGGCTCAGACCAGTTATCCTGAGGAACCGGCTCAGACCAGTTATCCTGAGGAACCGGCTCAGACCAGTTACGCCGAGGAACTGGCTCAGACCAGTTACGCCAAGGAACCGGCTCAGACCAGTTATCCTGAGGAACCGGCTCAGACCAGTTACGCCGAGGAACCGGCTCAGACCAGTTACGCCGAGGAACCGGCTCAGACCAGTTACGCCGAGGAACCGGCTCAGACCAGTTATAGTGAGGAACCAGCTCAGACCAGATACACTGGGGAACCAGCTCAGACCAGATATGCCGAGGAACCAGCTCAGACCAGATATGCCGAGGAACCAGCTCAGACCAGTTATGCCGAGGAACCAGCTCAGACCAGATATGCCGAGGAACCAGCTCAGACCAGATATGCCGAGGAACCAGCTCAGACCAGATATGCCGAGGAACCAGCTCAGACCAGATACACTGGGGAACCAGCTCAGACCAGATATGCCGAGGAACCAGCTCAGACCAGATATGCCGAGGAACCAGCTCAGACCAGATATGCCGAGGAACCAGCTCAGACCAGTTATGCCGAGGAACCAGCTCAGACCAGATATGCCGAGGAACCAGCCCAGACCAGTTATTCTGAGGAACCAGCTCAGACCAGATATGCTGGGGAACCAGCTCAGACCAGATATGCCAGGGAACCAGGTCAGACCAGATATGCTGAGGAACCCCCAGCTGAGACTAGTTATGCTGAACTAGTAGCTCAGATTAGTTATGCTGAACTAGTAACTCCGACTAGTTACGCTGAACTAGCAGCTGAGACCGGTTACTTTGAACCACCAGCTCAGACTAGTTATACTGAACCAGCTGAGACCAATTATGCTGACCCAGCAGCTCAGGTCAGTTTTGATGAACCACCAGCTGAGGCTAGTTATGCTGATCTAGCAGCTGAGATCAGTTATGCTGAACTAGCAGCTGAGACAAGCTATGCTGACCTAGCAGCTCAGATCAGCTATGATGAACCACCAGCTGAGACTAGTTATGCTGAGCTAGCAGCTCAGATCAGTTATTCTGAACCAGCAGATCAGACTAGTTATGCTGAGCTAGCAGCTCAGACCAGTTACTCTGAACCACTAGCTCAGACCAGCTATGCTGAGCTAACAAGTGAGACTAGTTACTGCGAGCAGCCAGTCCTCAATGAATGTAAGGAGTGTGGGGAATGCTTTGCCACCGTTGAAGACCTTGGCAGACATCAGAAGATCTATGCCCGAGAGAAATTCCATGATGGGAAGCTGTTTGGAGAGCCTGTGATGCAGGACCTGGGCCTGGATGGGTCTCCGGAGGAAGAGCTGGAAGAGCAGGAGGAGCCCGAGGAGCCCGAAGACTCCATCTATGGCTGTAAGGACTGTGGGCTGGGCTTCGCGGACCGCGCGGACCTCCGGGACCACCAGAAGGTCCACGGCCGGGAGTACCTGGTGGACAGCCGTGAGTACACGCACCCCGCGGTGCACATGCCGCCTGTCAGCGAGTACCAGAAAGATTGCCTCGGAGAGCAGCTCTACGAGTGCCCGGCCTGCGGGGAGTCGTTCGTGCACAGCTCGTTCCTCTTTGAGCACCAAAAGGTCCACGAGCAGGACCAGTTCTACGGCCACAGGCGGTACGAGCCCTTCATGCAGCCCCTGATTGTCAGCCCGCGGCGGCCACAGGCCCCGCAGAAGAGCGCCCCGGCCGGGGTGGGCCCGCAGTGCCAGGTATGCGGGCAGGACTTCATCCATGCCTCGGTCCTCAGCGAGCACGCCCGGGGCCATGCCGGCGAGGGGCTGCCGGATCAGGGCCAGGGGGGCGCGGGCGCGGCGGGGCCCGGCCCGGCACCCACGGAGCCGCAGCAAGACCCGGGCGAGGAGCAGCGCTACGAGTGTGAGACCTGCGGCGAGTCCTTCCCCAGCCAGGCCGATCTCCAGGAGCACATGCGTGTGCACGAGAAGGGCGAGCCCTACGACTACGGGGCCGCCTTCGTGCACACGTCTTTCCTCACGGAGCCGCCCAAGAGGGACTGGCCCTTCTATGAGTGCAAGGACTGCGGCAAGTCCTTCATCCACAGCACCATCCTCACCAAGCACCAGAAGCTGCACCTGCAGGAGGAGGGCGcggccgccgcggccgccgccacGGCCCAGGAGGCAGAGGCCAACGTCCTCGTCCCCCGGGAAGTCCTGCGCATCCAGGGCTCCAACGTGGAGGCGGCTGAGCCCGAGGTGGAGGCGGCTGAGCCCGAGGTGGAGGCGGCCGAGCCTGAGGTGGAGGCGGCCGAACCCCTCGGGGAGGCCGAGGGCCCGGAGTGGGAGGCCGCGGAGCCGAGCGGCGAGGCGGAGCAGCCCCACGCCGAGGCCGAGCAGCCTGACATGGACGCCGACGAGCCGGACGGCGCGGGCATCGAGGACCCGGAGGAGCGCGCCGAAGAACCCGAGGGCGACGACGACGAGCCGGATGGCGCGGGCATCGAGGACCCCGAGGAGGAGGGCGAGGAGCAAGAGATCCAGGTGGAGGAGCCCTACTACGACTGCGGCGAGTGCGGGGAGACCTTCCCCTCGGGCGCCGCCTACGCCGAGCACCTGACGGCGCACGCCAGCCTCGTCATCCTGGAGCCCGCCGGCCTCTACGGCGAGGGCGCTGGTGGCCCAGAGGGCGGCCGGCCCGACGACGAGCTCTTCAAGTGCGACGTGTGCGGGCAGCTCTTCAGCGACCGCCTGTCCCTGGCCAGGCACCAGAACACCCACACCGGCTGA